The Nitrospira sp. sequence AGCCCATTCACCCGCCCTTTGGCTCCTGTCCAACCCGGTCCAGGGCGAGACAGGGTCGTCACAAATGAGAACTGCGGATGACGGTCTGCCAATGCTCGAAACTCGTCCTGGTAATACAGGTCGCGCTCGTACCGTAGCCCCCAAACAAGCGTCACCGGCTGAATACTGTTCCGTTCAAGATACGTCAATAGCATGGATCGAAAAGGCGCAATTCCTGTTCCGGTTGCGACAAACAGGATCCGCTTGTTTAGGTCATCCCGTAGAACAAAAGACCCGGCCGGCCCCTTAAAGGTCACCGGATCGCCTTCCCGAAGACCATGGAGGAAAGTCGACCCAGGCCCTCCCGGTACCAAATTGAAGAGCAGCAGCAACCGGTCAGAAATGAAAGGAGGTGAAGCAATCGAATAGGGACGCGTAACCGGATATGGATAGCCGTCCTTCGGCACGTCAAATGAGATAAATTGACCTGCCTTGAAGGCGATTTCCTTCGGCTCGCGAAGCGTCAGCTCCAATTCCCGGACATCGTGCGTCAAGTCCCTGATCCGACTCACCGTAGATTGAAAGGATGCTATTGCCATCCTGCATCTCTCTTCCGACCTTCATTGCACTCTTTACCGTAACACATGCGATTATTCGCCGGTATCGATCACCCACCTCAGGCTTCTCACCTGAACTGGCTTTTCCCGCAGATTATGAGCGACGAGGCACGTGCACGACCCAGGTCGCCGGAAAAAGGTGAGCAAGGAGCTGTGGCGTCTTCCGAGAATGAAGAATTCTTTCAATCAAGCACGATTTCCAGTGATAGGGCCTGGAGGAGTTCGAAGCGGACCGCGACCTACACGACCTGATGACCGAACCCCGTCTCTGCAATGCTTTAGATGAGGAACCACGGCCGAATGTGGCCCGCTGGCTTAATGCCGGCACCGCTCAGCCACGTGAGAAACTACGCTGGACATGGTCATCGAGAATGTGGGTCAATCGGTCTCGATTTTCGGGGCTGATCGAAATAATCTTGGCGCCCAATTTGGGAGGCCGCACGTGGATAACTTCCAACTCACAGGTTAAGGTCTTTCCGCGCTCCAGCTCGATCACGAGTCGGAGTTCCTCCCCACTCTTGACATACAGACGGCTCTCAAGGCGCACTCCGGCCTCGCTGACATCAAGAACCTTGCAGGGTGCCGAGAGCGCTCCTCGCTGCAACCGACCGATACGGCCGACATCAACACGAGAATGCTTTCGTTTGAATCCCATCGGCAATCCTTCCTGTTGGCGGCATCATAGCAGGAGGATGGACGATGCCAAAGACAATTGGCGAAACCGTTAGAGTTCTTTCACCGACGTTCGTACCGGCTCCATACGCTGACGATTGACCCCAAGATCGCCGCTGATATCTCTTGACCAAGAGGTCAATAGGATACGGTCGCCAGTGTCGGGGGTGTTTCAGCTTGAGTTTCGACTTTTACCGATATGCGCCCGACAATCCGGCCGTTTTCGGTCTCTACATCCACCCGCCAGTCCCCTGGATCGAGACGCTGCTTGAAGCTATAGGCCCGATACCCTCCTTCGCGTCCGCCTGAGATCTTGATGGGAATTCTGTCTGCATGCATGAAGGGTGCCTTATCATTCGGACGGAAATACCAGTGGTGATAGATCGTCGTGTTGAGCTCGACGGGAGCAAACACCGCCGTGAAACAATAGATCGGTTCGTCGGAAGGGAAGGTCGTATCTGAACGTTTCCAGACCTGATACCACTGTTTCTCGAAAGACAGCTCGAACTGATCTCCGGTTCGCTTGACTTCATGATACATCCCGCCGAACTTGAGGGACAGCGGCACCGGCGGGATCCAATTCAGAAAATAGAAACCTACGAGGAGCGCGATACATCCGGCCGCAGGGACGGTGACCCCGATCGCTTCCCGTTTCGACCGGTCGGGGTTATTGCGGTAGATCAGATGAACCACCCGGAACGTAACGGCCAGGGTCAGGGCGGCGCCGATCAGAAAAACCACCGCGTTCATGTACCCCGTCATCACTGGAAGAAAGAATGTGAAAAAAGCGAAACACACCACCGCGTACAGGCTGACAAGCAGCCGGAGATTCGACAATCGATCACGTATAAACTCGTTGGCCACCAGAAGCACGATGAGGAGGGCATAGAAGACCGCGGTCCCGGTCAACGTGGCACTGCGTGAATAGAAGATCGCATAGGCACTGAACAGACCGCCCAGCAGGAACTGACTCGCCATCGGGTAGTACGGACGACTCTTCAACACCCAGCGCATAACGGGGGAACCCTGTTCGTGATCCGGGAGCGCCTCATTGCCCAATCGCCCCGTCAGCACAACCAGCGCACCGAGCAATGCGAGATACAACATCAGGATCAGGTTGTCCTGAAGCCGATCGATCCGTGTGAGGGTCACGGTGTCATAGGTGACGCCCGAGAGAAAGAACACTGCCGGCATGAAGGGTTTGGCGAGCAGAGATTGGATTCTCACAAAGGGGCTCATGTCCCCACTGTGCAAAATCCGCGTGAATTGATCAACGAAAATGCTGTTCCGAAACCACAGTGCGTTTAGCTGGTCGGTGTCCTCAACTGATCAGATGAACGCCGGCAGCGGCGCATAGACAACGGGATGGCCGATCACCCGTTCCAACCATGCAGCCATGGCGTCTACGGGGAGCGGTGTTTGATTGAGGCGGGCTTCGATCTTAAACTGCCCTTTGAGTCCGACGATCCCGATAATCGCGGAGGCATCCTCACCGTCAGGCAACAACGCCTGTGTCTGAAACTCGCACAGCGTGGCGTACAGAACACCGTCGGGTTGAATCGTGTTCAGCACCTCGGGTAAATCATCCAGTGGGCAGTGGACCGAGCAGCGATAGGCAAGTCTCGATCCCGGCTCGATACTCTGGAACTCCGTCAAGGCTGCTTCAGAAAACCCCGTCAGATAGGCCCGAACTCCAGCCGGTTCCGGGTTGAACGTCTCCGCAAGCTTACTGGCCGGCACGAGGAATTCAAACGCATCGGATGTGTTGTACTCGAACTGGCAGGGACCGAACGCATCGGGCCATGAGCAGAAAAACGGAATAGAAGAGTCGGAAGACCGGAGGACGACCACATTCTTCTCCACATGAGTTTCAATCGGCAAATCCAAGACGGCAATCGCTTCCAGAAACGCCGTCCGCCGCTCATCCAACCAGCGCATCCGGTCGGCGTCGCCGCGCGTTTCCCCGGGGGTGATCACCGCTTGGGTTTGGAGACGAATGCGGATGAACGAGTGAGCGTGCCGAAACCCGATCCAGAACATGCCGCGTTGATCGTGATAGCGCAACACCTCTCGAATTCGCCAGGGATGGCTGATAGAGCAATACGTGCCGATGTCTTGATGACGTTGGTAGACCGTATGATAGGCCCCGGATAGGAGAAAGAAATCGCCGCGCCACTTTTCCCGCACATGAATCTGGGTAACGTCCTCGGTCGCCCAGGGATCCAGGTGATCGAAGTCGTCGGGAGAAGTAACGGTCCATTCCTCAACGTAGCAGATCACATCGTGGGCCGGCGCGATCGGCTTCAATCCCAGCGTGCCAAGCCGATCCCCCACCGCAAGGGCCTGGCCGAAGGTCAATGGCGCCGTCGTTTCCCAACGCTGCTCACGCACGGTGAATGTTCCTCGAAATCAACGCGAGATCGTGGTCGACGCTCAGGAAGAGAACGCCACCGTCCTCAGGTTCCCTGTGCCTCGCACGTTCAGCGTGTTACCGTACCGGACGTAGCGCCTTCTGTTCAATCGTCGTGTCGCCGATCAATCGGTCGATTCCGTCTTTCAAGGTCGACGCCAATTGCTCCTGCACATCATCTTCATTGAACCAAAAGACGGTTCGATTCCGCCCGCCTTCAATGGTACGAGTCGTCGTGCTTCGATCCGCCAGGTTTCTGGCCTGGATCGTAAACCGGCTGCTGGTATCGATGACCGTTGAAAAAATCCGACTCTTTGCATGAGTAGAGAACTCCTGCACCTGCCCGCTGATCACGATATCCGCGTCAGGCACCGTGCTGGCGGGTGCCGCCCGAACGTCCCATGGGCGTTCCCGCCACCCACGGACTTTCAGCCGGTCAGCCAACCGCTGGGCAATCACATCACCGAGCCGCTCACCCTCCACGTTGAAGTACGTGGCTCCTCCCCAGATATGCGTGCGCATACCCACTCGACTCTTGTCCGCCCGCCGATCGTCGAACGGTTCAATCACGATTTTCACAGGCTCGGCGTCGGACACCTGAGCTTGAGGTTGTTTCGTCTGGAGATCGACCTGCCGAACATCGCCTTTCCCCGCACAACCGCCCAGCATCAGAGCACACATGAATCCACACAGTGACAACCGCACACGCCAATCCTTCACAGCATCCTCCCTCTCAAGGTTCACAAACAGTGGAGCCCAGTCTACCCAAGTTAGGTTTCAGAGACAATTGCTAGAACAGGGTCATGGGGTGACGATGGGGAGCATCGACCGGAACGTCTCACACGCCATCCGGGCCAAGTGGCCGGACTGGATGCGCTGGTCCCCGAGCGGCACACAGTGGACGACTTTCATGAACGATCGCTCCGCCAGCACGGCGGCGATTTGGGCCTTGCGGTCGTGGGTGATGGGCAGTGTATAGCCTTCGCCTCGTTTCCACTCCCATAATGACGGTGCCAGTGAGAGCTCCAAATCTTTTCCCGCAAGCTGGTGAAATCGGCCGAGCAGCTGCCGCTTGTAGCGTTGAATTCCAGCTCCTTCCAGCAAGAGTGCACAAGCCACGTGATGTCCCCACCAGACCAATGTGCGAAACGTGAATTTGTTTACGCCGGCAAAGTATTTTGGGCAATCGAGGTATTGATACGGAAAATCCTCCAGATGCTCGCCTTTCACCAGCTGATGGACCTTCGGATCGAAATCAGGAGGCGTGATGAGCGACAGACCGGCGAGTTCCTGCTGCAACGCCCCGCGTGTCGCTTCGAGCAGAATTCTGATCTTTGTCGTGACGGCCGCCTTCTTCCTGAAGAATTGAGCATCGGCGAGAAGCTCGGTTTCTTCAGGGGTGAATGTCGGAGGAGCCGTCATAATAGGGCCGGGCGCGCGTGATGCTCTCGCCTGCTTGACGTTCGGCTACTTCTGGCGTGTCTCAAATGCCGCGACCATCAATTCGTACTGCCGACGGCAGTCAGTACACCGCAAGAGCACGAGATCCTGAAACACATCCATTTCACGAAGCGTCAGAGACGCATGATGAGTCGACACGCACGCCTTCAGGAGAGCTTCACCATCCCCTTCATCATGACATGCATCCTCTTGGGCGGTTTGTTGAGCCAAAGGTACTTTCGATATGATCCTGGCGACCGTCAGATGATGGGCCGACTTACACGAACTGCAGGAGAGGACGACCACGCGTTCATCTGTCATCCGCCGTACCGTCACGCACAGGGGGTGAACAGACCAACACTGTTGTAGAAACGCCCCGCTTCGGATGACCTGCGCCATAGTCGTTTCCAGGAACAGTCACGCGGCTCGAGAAGCGTTCACAAGGTTCAGCTGACTCGATCTGAGATCGAAAAAGCAGGAACACCACTCGCCAATGATAAGGCTGCAGACCAGACTTTGTACGATGAGCGCATCGTGGAAGATGGCCAACCGGAATTCATGACACCGCGGCCACAGGAGACACTTCCTGCTTAGGAGAAGGTGAGACAGTCCCTTCCTGAACCGAACGGCAAGTTTTGCACACCCGAGGTCGGGCCTTCAGAAAAGAGACTTTCCCGCTGGCGAGACAGCTATAATGAACGAACTCGTCACAGATTGTGCAACGGGACCAGCCTCCCCGCAAGAGAGTCTTATCCCGATAGAGGTCTTCTTGGCAAACTCTGCACAGACGCGGTTGTGCCGGAAGCAACATCGGCTCCCATTCGCCGCCGCCTTTTCGAATACTCATAGCAGGTCAGTATAACGGGGCGACCAACGGAAAAACAAGCGAAGGGGAACAGATGCGTGGACTGAATGGGTTTGCTAAATCGACGTCTGATGGCGAGATAGAACCTAAATCCTAACGACGGATGTCCTTGCGGATCTCATGCAACACCTTCTCCCCTTCCTGTTCGGCGGCTTTAGCCCACCAGCTTCCCAATTCTCGTCATGCAGTACGCCACTTCTTCACAGACGTGATGGGTTCACTGAATACGCCCACTAGAAATCTCCTCAGCTTGTTCAATATTGCTCAGCTTCCAAGACTCTGGAACGCCTATCGTAGGAGG is a genomic window containing:
- a CDS encoding DUF2914 domain-containing protein, encoding MRIQSLLAKPFMPAVFFLSGVTYDTVTLTRIDRLQDNLILMLYLALLGALVVLTGRLGNEALPDHEQGSPVMRWVLKSRPYYPMASQFLLGGLFSAYAIFYSRSATLTGTAVFYALLIVLLVANEFIRDRLSNLRLLVSLYAVVCFAFFTFFLPVMTGYMNAVVFLIGAALTLAVTFRVVHLIYRNNPDRSKREAIGVTVPAAGCIALLVGFYFLNWIPPVPLSLKFGGMYHEVKRTGDQFELSFEKQWYQVWKRSDTTFPSDEPIYCFTAVFAPVELNTTIYHHWYFRPNDKAPFMHADRIPIKISGGREGGYRAYSFKQRLDPGDWRVDVETENGRIVGRISVKVETQAETPPTLATVSY
- a CDS encoding PilZ domain-containing protein: MGFKRKHSRVDVGRIGRLQRGALSAPCKVLDVSEAGVRLESRLYVKSGEELRLVIELERGKTLTCELEVIHVRPPKLGAKIISISPENRDRLTHILDDHVQRSFSRG